A region of the Mycobacterium sp. NBC_00419 genome:
GTGACACTGGCTTCGTCCTCGTCGAACAACCGCAACCGCACATCGCGCTCGTCACCCTGAACCGCCCGGAGCGGATGAACTCCATGGCGTTCGACGTGATGGTTCCTCTCAAAGAGGTGCTTAACGAGCTGACCTACGACACGTCGGTACGCGTCGTCGTCCTGACCGGGGCCGGGCGCGGCTTCTCCTCGGGTGCCGACCACAAGTCGGCGGGTGCGGTGCCGCATGTGGCGGGTCTCACCCGCCCCTCTTACGGTCTGCGCTCGATGGAACTGCTCGACGATGTGATTCTCGCCATGCGCCGGCTGCATCAGCCGATCATCGCCGCGGTCAACGGCGCGGCGATCGGCGGCGGGCTGTGCCTGGCATTGGCCGCCGACATCCGGGTCGCCGCCAACGACGCCTACTTCCGCGCCGCCGGCATCAACAACGGCCTGACCGCCAGCGAACTGGGGCTGAGCTACCTGCTACCACGGGCGATCGGCTCATCGCGGGCCTTCGAGATCATGCTGACCGGTCGTGACGTCGACGCCCAGGAGGCCGAGCGGATCGGTCTGGTGTCCACGCAGGTGCCCTCCGAGGACCTGCTGCCGACCTGCTATGAGATGGCCGCGCGGATCGCGGGGTTCTCCCGGCCCGGCACCGAACTGACCAAGCGCACGCTGTGGACGGGACTGGACGCCAGTACCCTGGAGGGGCACATGCAGGCCGAGGGCCTCGGGCAGCTCTACGTGCGCCTGCTTACCGCCAACTTCGAAGAGGCGGTCGCCGCGCGCGCCGAGAAGCGGGCCCCGGTCTTCACCGACGAGAAATAGAGCCTCAGTGGCAGCAGCGACGCGGCCCGGGGGAACGTAGAGGAGATAGGCAGCGTGATTACCGCAACGGACCTCGAGGTCCGCGCCGGCGCGCGCACGCTGCTGCTCGCCGAGGGCCCGGCGCTGCGGGTGCAGCCCGGTGATCGCATCGGTCTGGTCGGGCGCAACGGCGCCGGCAAGACGACGACGATGCGGATCCTTGCCGGTGAGGGCGAGCCCTACGCCGGGACGGTGGTGCGGTCGGGGGAGATCGGCTACCTGCCACAGGATCCCCGCGAAGGTGACCTCGACATGCTGGCGCGCGACCGGGTGCTCTCGGCGCGCGGCCTCGACACGCTGGTGGCCGATCTGGAGAAGCAGCAGGCGTTGATGGCCGAGGTGGTCGACGACGCCGCGCGCGACAAGGCGGTGCGGCGCTACGGCGTCCTCGAGGAGCGATTCGCCTCGCTCGGCGGATAT
Encoded here:
- a CDS encoding enoyl-CoA hydratase, which gives rise to MIRDTGFVLVEQPQPHIALVTLNRPERMNSMAFDVMVPLKEVLNELTYDTSVRVVVLTGAGRGFSSGADHKSAGAVPHVAGLTRPSYGLRSMELLDDVILAMRRLHQPIIAAVNGAAIGGGLCLALAADIRVAANDAYFRAAGINNGLTASELGLSYLLPRAIGSSRAFEIMLTGRDVDAQEAERIGLVSTQVPSEDLLPTCYEMAARIAGFSRPGTELTKRTLWTGLDASTLEGHMQAEGLGQLYVRLLTANFEEAVAARAEKRAPVFTDEK